The sequence GCTGATTAATCATCATGTGAGATTGTTGTTGAAGAAGGTTGTCTCTTTGAATATCctgttagataaaaaaaaaaaaaaatatagaaatatttggtaactaaagaaaatcagACAAAATTAGCCAtaatttgccttatttagcattcattaattgttgcgacaattaattaatgctaaataaggcaagttctggctgtttttttttgTCTAGCTAGCAttactaaaaaaaaaagttactagATAATATACTGTTTGTGTTGGATAATATTACACTAAATTCAGCCACAAAATTTTGctactagtataaaatatatgttaaaataaaaGGTAAAAATGCATGTGCAgttaattttatgtgaaattgacaattgaaaatcgttaaataatttgatagattCGACTAAATTGTCATCTAATAACTCTCAATAATTAACTTCATATGAAATTAACTGTACCtgaatttttattaatataaaatacatattaaatatgagttaaataatacatatatttatatatacatatataatagttaattttagtgattaattttaatgtataaataatatataCACTTATTTAATAACCTAAATATTTACTTTATTATTAATTACTTTATGAATAATGtcctaaaatatattttttcttttacaactTCAATAACTTCCAATGATTTTACTAATTAATGTGAAAACTTGAAAGTAGACAATCAATTAATACCGAAGAaagtatattggaattattaaactgaaattaaaaatttaaaattatataaagattGGTATATATCAGTAAGTAATTAATGGGAAGACATGCAACAAGTAATAATGAAGGTTAAATAACACAAATTTTAATCGTTTTTGACTAATTTTgtttgttattaaatatttttcaacaCAATATATACTTTAATTGAGtcaatagaaataattaaatctAAACTTCTTATGTATGAATATAATGAACGAAAAATTTTGCACATAGtatgtaataaaaaaattattttgtattttgagAACAAACGAGTACTCTTATtctgtattatttattttaacagtttaaaaataatttatattttattaatatttttaaaatttaaattaaaaataataatcaaCCTATAATACTGATATAAAAGATAGTTAATTAATTAGAGTAAGATCAGAACATTGATTTATTCTCCAATTCTCCAAACATCTAAATATTTCTCTATGATAAacatgcatgcatgaatggaatCAAATGATTTCTGAAGAATAAATGAATTGATCGATGACCTCTTTTGTCTTTATGACCATTGTTTCTTCCAACCAtcatttaatttctaaaatttaagGTGTAATATCATTTCAAGAACAAAAATGTTTAGTAACAAAAAATTATTATTCAAAATCAGttagaatttgtcttatttagtatttattaattattataataattaataaataataaataagataaatttttgctaatttttttgtttctttaataTTACCAAGAATGTGGTTAGGTTATGAAGTATGAACAAAACTAACTTTTTACCTGAGTTGTGGAAATAGAGGGTTGAAGGTCTGGGAGATTGAGCTTAGCATCATGGCCGTAAAGCTTACGCGCCGCAGCATCGTAGGCCAAGGCGGCTTCATGGGACGTATTGAACGTCCCAAGCCAGATACGCGAACCACGACGTGGTTCGCGTATCTCGGCAACCCATTTGCCCCAAATCCTTTGCCTTACACCTTTGTAGGTGCATGTTGCATTCTGAGGGCCTCCTTTTCCCCTCATACAACCCTTTCTTGAATTGGTTTGTGCTTGCTTCCTCATCAATTGCTTTCCCTCCTGATCAGTTCCCATCATCTTTGCTTTGATCATtgtagcaagaaattaaattttggAGATTAGTTCACAAATTTGAGTAGTAAACTAGTAATAGATATAGTTCTAATATGACTTGAGGAGAGAACAAAGGTAGTAATAGGTGCTATTTATATTTGGGGGAAAAGAATAGGGaggattttattgatattaatatCCAGTGTAAATGGTCAACAAAGATAGATTGTTTACACCGTAAAATCAGCCAGTAATTAttgttgtattttttaatttctatatGTATTCTTgtaagaatttttttattttttatcaaatcAATCTATATTCTTGtatgaaatatataatagtagttaattttttatgcttatgtaatatgattgattttttaaaaagaattttgacgTATAAAAATATACATGTAATTTATCCATAATTAATTTATATGTCTCTTTTTATccgtttaaatttttaatgaaaataattttataatataatattagaTCTTTTATAACTGAAAGTCTAGAGTTTGATCCTTGTTatttttaaaagagaaaaaaaattacataagataaaaaaaaacttaTGCAAAATAATTTACACAAATTCAACGACTTTTGTATAAAAagactaattaaaaatataattatctctttttattaatttaaatttttttaagaagtAATTTTATGATATACTAATTTACTTCCTAGTCAAGTCGCAAAAAGAATCGGAATGACAATTTTATAGTTAAGATTTATGTgtaaaaatatacataaaattTAACCCATAAAACTTTTTACTAATTTTCATCCCCTAGCCAAACATATTTACAATAAGGATAATAAAGGATTCTTATACAAAGTTTTTCTAGAGTAATTaaaaattgatatttatcttattcatagttttcttttattctactgTATGTATTATTTATAATCTATGAAATACTATACTAATACACACGTATATACATATACAAATGAATACATTGAATTCATATCCCTTAATTAATAATATGGTGACGTTCGATTTCTACTCGTCATGTTGAAGCAATCTTTCGTGTCAACTATGACCCTCACTGTTTATTTCTCTTATGCACACTTGGCTTCTTTATTTGTCTGTATATACTGCTATGAAACACTTTAGACAGCGTACAATTCAAAATCTAATTATCTNNNNNNNNNNNNNNNNNNNNNNNNNNNNATGTATTATTAAGAGACAagatagataattttttttttaaaatgtcttTAAGATACATGTTAAAAAGACCCTTAATTAAATAGCAAATTTTTCTTACCTTGTGAAATAAATGAGCATAAAtgttgaataaaaaatattaaatgatgAGAGAGAGGTAATAAAAAAGATGAATTTATGGGGGAAGAGAAGCTGGTTTTGGATAATGAAAAGTTACCTCATATTCATGGAATATTTATTCAAATGGAAAAAGGATTAATACAAATATATAATGATAGAGTGAGagaattaattacaattaaatttacaatttttttatttttatgggactgattagcccctatgtaaaaaaaaattgactTTTTTTTATACAAGGACTAATCAATCCCATAAAAGTAAAAATCAGAGGTTGAGaaaggtattttttttttattaagaacCTCGTCCCTTCAAGATAATTGTCAGGGTCGGGTTGGGTATTCCatctttttgaaaatatttattgttAAACATTTCGATTAAGAGCAAACAATTAGTGATAATAGACATTTGTCCAAATATTCAAGAGTACTGTACATGCTATGCTTGTCCAAATAATTTACCTAGATATGAGCCTAACAGACAAAATAATTATCATTTTACAAACATAAGTTATCATATATGTTACATAGAAGTATAGAACTTTTTGATATAACTCATCGAGCAAAATTCTCAACCTTGCTAATAACTATGTGGTTGAACAACTTTGACTCTTCAACTCAATGCTTCCATTGTCTCACTACTATTATGGTCCTTAAGAACaacttgaacttagcatgagctGTGTTCTTTGGTAAAGCCGAATTTGTGCCGGACCAGTCATTGAACCGCCACATCAATGTCGTTTAAAAAAGCATAGCACATATCTCAAGGCGGCGGTGGCACACTCGAAGGCTCATTGGAACCAGTGCACTTCCTTAAAGCAGCCCTTATTTCCTTCAACATCTCCTTTATCTTGATACCCTTTCTGCAAGAAACAACTCGAATTTTCATCTTACAAGATCCGGGTACTATGAACAGCATGATATAAATTATATTTATCAAGTTACTACAAATGTGATTTGTAATGAAGAAAAACAATTTCCCAGAACATATCCATATATTATATGATGATCAAAGAATTTTGTGTAACTTCCTGTGTAAAACACTGGTAAAATACAGTAGTAATATAAAACAACGGGTCAAGCACTTACAGAACACTAACTCCAACAACCGAGAGAGGTGGTGGATAGTCCTCGAGCACTTTCTCCGGCAGGTCACCTTCATCAGATGATGATTCATCCGGACTTGGTTTCGGTTCAGAAGCTGTGCTATTGTTGCCTATTTTCATAATTTCTTCAGAAAGTGATGAAAGTCTGTCCTTTGCCTGGAATTATTGTCACACATGTTAATCACCATAATTTTTGCATGTCACAAGACTGTCTCACAGGGTTATCAAACTCAAGAATTTAGGTCCTAAACTCGTATAGCTGTGAGTTACTCTATGAGTTAATTTGAGAGTTTGATAACCTAGTGGAACCAGGTTCTAGTCATAGAAACTGCTAATCCTGTCACAAAAGTAAGACTAAGGAGTAAGGACTATTGACCCTTGCGACCTCACCTAACCCAAAAACTTAACAAAGCATTTTCTCAATAGGTAAGGTCCGCTACATGGATCCAATATGCCATTGGATCTTATCCATGCACAACCCTGCATAGATCCAAAGACATCATTGTGATGTGGCCATGCATAGAGATTTGACATAGTTTTACGTTAGTTGTCACAGTCCTAACACAACCCTCATCCTTTAACCCCAAATGATGGAGCTTAATGCATTGAGCGTGGGAAGAGAGAACTATATACCTCGGATATGTCAATCTTATTCAAAACAACAATGTATGGTCTTTCAAGGTACTCGGGATTATACATGCGCAACTCCTGCAAAAACAAAATCACCATTGACAGAGCATGAACTTAGCAACACTACTGAAAGGGAAAGAAACACATTATAACGAGAAAAGCTTCTGCACACTATATGAACCAGCGTTATATACACATCATGCTagctattaaaaaattaattaattaaataattaaataaataaaaaatattataggaCTTTGAAAATCATGTTTTTAGGAGGAAACAAGTCAGCATATAAAAAGCAATTGTTCAAGTAAATTCATTCTAAGTGTTGCTCGAGTTGAGTCTTTAAgagcataaataaataaataacaggtAAAGCAATTGAACCAACAAAAAAATCCTGAATAAATAAATATGATCAATGACGGAATACAAGATACATACTTCTCTAACAGTTCTGTAGTCATTTATAGGGTTCTCAGCGGCCGCATCAACAACATGAACCAACACTCGAGTCCGCCTCAGGTGCCTCAAAAAATTGCGGCCAAGACCCTAGAAGATAAAAAGCTTTCAAATTTAGCATCAATATGGTTTAAAAATTACAATGGAGCCACTTCAAGAGGAAAAGAAATATATAATACCTTTCCTAAGTGAGCTCCTTCTATAAGGCCAGGCAAATCTGCCAACGTAGCTTCAGATGAATACATCCCTGCCCCTAAGGTAGGATCACCGCCAAGGCGGCCGAGGTTTGGCATTAATGTTGTAAATGGATAGTCAGCAATATCAGGTTTTGCGAGTGTAATCGCTGCCAGAAGTGTCGATTTTCCAGCATTTGGAAGTCCCTAAAACAATATTTACTTCATCATTGAGAATATGAATTGCACCTTAAGCAGTTTTCAACAAGAAGTTATTCTAGAGCCAGAAAAGTTTCGCTTGGACTATACTAAGGACCCGTTTAGGAAGCTTCAAAAGTAACTTTTTTGAGCTTTTGACTTATgcaaagtagtagtattaatgtctggtgcaattttcaaaaccaaattgcaactttctaaaaggttatttaggagcttatagagaagttaaaaaaatgacttctctcataatactactactttttatcacaattctataaaataagcactttgaAAACTAAAAACCCAAacataaaataacttatttataagctacttttaatatagtcatttattgtttaagctatttttttaaaagGGGCTTAATTAAGCTGTTACCCAAACTGGGCCTAAATCATGATAAattcaatattttaatttttagcaaTCTCAGCATTGTCTAATTTAATAGGGCATTGTGCACAGAGGCATACTCACAACTAGACCAACATCGGCAACTACTCGCAGGATCAACTCCAATTTAATTTCTTCCCCAGGCTGACCGTGAACTAATACCTGTAACAGTTGTTAAATACAAGTTTTACCTTACAGTAAGAAAGTAACACAGCTTGCTAATACACAGTGGCATCAAATCAGGCAGAAATTTCATATCGCCAACACATGTTCATTTCTTGAATCTTGATAAAGCCTGATATGAGAATTCGTAGTTTCTAGATACTTTTTTGGTGATAAAAAATATACTCATTAATTGTATTATGTATTccacaattcaatttttttttttaccctaAAAGCATGTAACTGACCCCTCCTGGGGGAATAAGGCTTTGTTGTTATTGTACAAGTTATTCAATTAGAGTAAAGGAGAGTGTAACTATAAGAGGCTGCTAATGATATCTTTCTATGGAATACAACACCAAAAATATCTTCAAGTGCAGAAAAAGACTCAACACACTTCACCTTATCAGATTCATCCCTCATCACGTTAGTTGTCAAAGTCATCATCCTTTTCTTTTGATGCTGCGGAACTTCTAACAAACTAATCTGGGCAGGGAATGATAAAAGAAATATATATTCAGAGTAAAATAAAACAACATAAATAAACTCTCTGTATTTTCCagggaagaagaaaaacaaaaagttggCACCATGATAttgcaaaataaataaatcactaaCTAAATTCTTATGccacacaaataaaaaaaaaatgaaattactTAAATGTATATATGAACTATGTTGATCTAATTATTCCATTTCATCATCAGCTTGACATGGTACAACCTATCTCACCTCGGAAAACAATCAGCTAAAGTCATTAATCAATCAAATGCATCTGATGCAATGATTCTCATTGAAAGCAAACCTTCAAATGGAGGAAAAGAGAAGGAAGCATATTACCCCTCCTTGTCCACCCCTAGCTACAAGAACTTCATCGCCAGGTTGTGCTAGATCAGCCAACGTCTTCCCTCGTTTGTTTTTCACAACTGTACCTGTCACATTCATGAACTCAATGAGGGACATAAGATTTAGTTATTCAAATTACTTTACAACACTACATTTGGTTTCTTCACATACAACACCATAGAAGACTGACAATAGTCAATTCAAACAAAAACACAAACATTGTCATCAACAACAAGAACTAAATCTCGACTCATTAGGCGAAGTGTCAGCTACATGAATCACATGACACAGAACTCTTCatccaaacaaaaacaaaagacaaacaCCCTTATCATCAACAACTAATCTATGTCTTACCAAGCAGTGACACCATAGAGTCTTGTAACAAAACATGCTCACATTTAAACACACAGACACATATATATTAATAGAAACAAGAGCATTACAAACCTACAGGCACAGGAATGCGCAAAGTTGGGGCCGTGATTCCATTACGCAACAGTGAACTCAACACACCCATTGCATCAACATTTCCACCACGCTTAGCATTGTACCTTCCCTTGTTGTGAAATTCCAACAATGTGTCCTTTCCCTCATCTGCGTAGATAACCACATCACCACCATGTCCACCCATTGGGAGTATGAGTGAACCATCAAAGTCCCTCTTCAAGGAGCTTTTCTTCTTAACTATGTTGCACGATTACATAAATACAACAACTTATGAAAATGTAAACAGagatatatattaattattaaataaaaaatatttatatatgatATCCCAAATAATAGACAGTATATGACTATCATAGACAGAATGAAGAATCCTATCTTTTAGTTCAAAAATTCCTATCTCGATGTATATTAGCATACAATACGCGTATACATGAGCAAAATTGATGCATTTGTGTGGCATGAATTGTCCCAAATAATAGACCCCATGATAATAGATAGAATAAAAAACCAATGTGTTGGGTCAAAAAATTAGTCACAAGCAAAAAATCTAAGGTAGCAGCAAATTGGATGCATATACACATAGAAAATTTGAACTTTATTTTTCTTACTCTTGTCCTTATCCTTCTTCTGATCTTGTTTTGTTGGTGATCTTTGAGTATTGGGGGCATTGAGTATAGCTCCATGCCCACCATCACCAGCACGAACGGTAATGAAAACTTGGTCAAAGTACTTGTGAGGTTCCTTCATCAACgtcattgaatttgaatttgaatttgaatttgatgttgaagttgAAGGTGCATTTGAGCTGATAAATCTGCACCGTACAGTATCTTTCCATCTATGCTTCTCAAACTTATTGCATCTACTTTGAAATCGTATGTTCCTTTCAACAAACACATGGTGAGCAAGTGTTCGttaagaacaaaaaattaaagataataaattATTATGTAAAATGATACCTTTGTGGAAGTAAGGGAGTGGAGAAGAAGAAGGTAGATTCGAAGGAATGAAGATGAAGTgtggaagatgaagatgaaggaGGGGAAATTATCGGAGACACCATTATCATTATCCGTTTTCAGCAGAAACTAGTTCAAAGTAGAAGAAAGAGGAATAAGGGGACAAGGTTGTGTTCTAATTCTTAGCCAATTTACCTTTTTACCCTCTACAAGTAGTGGGCTCTGGGCTGTGTAGTTTCGCTCCTGTTTTAATTGGGCCTAGGCCCATTTGTTTACAATGGATTTCATCCCTCAATCCATTTCAGGCCCAATGCTTAATAATGgtgtataaatttttattaataatattttcatTAATAATATgacaaaaaaatattaacaagAAGCGTAagcttaattttgatatgttgatTGTAAAAGCTGCTCGAATGAAACTTAGAACTTATAATcgatctttatttttaattaataaagccaaatcattttctttttcaaaaagatAAAGTTATGTTTTGGCCTTTAATGTTAGAATTAAATCCTAATAACGTCATATTtcagttttaaaaaattttaaataaatttaatgttATTCTACCATTAAATATGACTCGAATAATTAATAGAAAAATTTTTACATTAATAATCATTGGTAAGTCGATTTTATTTATGTACTAAAATTAAacattatattaatttttaaatatattaattattcgtattaaatttaattacaaaataatattaaacttattaaaaatttttaaaatgtttaaatcattaagaactaaattaaaatttggtCTAAAGTTAGGAATTAAAATActactctaatttttttttccaaatcaaaAACATTTGCAAATGACCACGTGAAAGCGAAAATGAATATGGACTTGAAATTGGGCCGTATACCAATTTTTGTAGCTTTACTATATTTAATGATTAAAAATTCCACAATGTATTAAACTTGATATGTTAAATTGTTAATTATGATATAGTTATGATtaacttatattttttaaaaatattaagatGCAATTTGCAAAGCATTTGCCGAATTTATTGGGGTCTAAGGCATGAATAAGTGGTGACCAGTTTTTTTGTTTCAACGTCCTATTTTTCGTTTGTTGCTAAACAAAGAAGAATCATCAAAGAGAAAAGTTAATAATTGTTTTTATTTGGAAGAGAAAAATTAGAAATGGCAGAAGGACAAGTCATCCCTGTTAAAAGCCTTCAGACATGGAAGGATCAACTCAAGTTAGGAACCGATTCCAAGAAGCTGGTATTTATTTGACAAACTTctaataacatttttttttttaaatattttttgggtGGAAAGATTTGTATAAAGTTAATGAAATGgtttcaaaatttaataattaatttattatttgaacAGGTTGCGGTGGATTTCACAGCTACTTGGTGTGGTCCATGCCGTTTCATTGGTCCAGTTTTTGCAGATCTTGCTAAGAAGACACCCAATGTAATCTTTCTCAAGGTGGATGTAGATGAAATGAGGGTAAGCATATCATATAGGAAAATTTTGGTTTATTTACTCTGCTGGctcctatagtttcgcaaaatttttaattagattcctatactttttttcttttaattgagtccttgtaccaatttttttttaattgggtccttacactttttttttctttttatttaggtccctgtatcaatttttttttagttgggtccctataaaattaagccaattactactaagcgggacttaattgaaaaaaaaaatttggtacagggaccaaattaaaaagaaaaaaaagtatagagacctaattgaaaattttacgaaactatagggatcaatagagtaattaaaccgaAANNNNNNNNNNNNNNNNNNNNNNNNNNNNNN is a genomic window of Arachis ipaensis cultivar K30076 chromosome B06, Araip1.1, whole genome shotgun sequence containing:
- the LOC107645282 gene encoding thioredoxin H1-like, with the translated sequence MAEGQVIPVKSLQTWKDQLKLGTDSKKLVAVDFTATWCGPCRFIGPVFADLAKKTPNVIFLKVDVDEMRDIAEEWGVEAMPTFIFFKEGKAVDRVVGAKKEELEHAIAKHSASY
- the LOC107645283 gene encoding probable GTP-binding protein OBGC2, whose protein sequence is MIMVSPIISPPSSSSSTLHLHSFESTFFFSTPLLPQRNIRFQSRCNKFEKHRWKDTVRCRFISSNAPSTSTSNSNSNSNSMTLMKEPHKYFDQVFITVRAGDGGHGAILNAPNTQRSPTKQDQKKDKDKIKKKSSLKRDFDGSLILPMGGHGGDVVIYADEGKDTLLEFHNKGRYNAKRGGNVDAMGVLSSLLRNGITAPTLRIPVPVGTVVKNKRGKTLADLAQPGDEVLVARGGQGGISLLEVPQHQKKRMMTLTTNVMRDESDKVLVHGQPGEEIKLELILRVVADVGLVGLPNAGKSTLLAAITLAKPDIADYPFTTLMPNLGRLGGDPTLGAGMYSSEATLADLPGLIEGAHLGKGLGRNFLRHLRRTRVLVHVVDAAAENPINDYRTVREELRMYNPEYLERPYIVVLNKIDISEAKDRLSSLSEEIMKIGNNSTASEPKPSPDESSSDEGDLPEKVLEDYPPPLSVVGVSVLKGIKIKEMLKEIRAALRKCTGSNEPSSVPPPP